ttaaattactcgTAAAATTAAGTTTACTCGTCTCACCGTTCAAATGCGATAAATAGTCGATATAACAAAGTATATAGTCAGGATTATCTCCGAATTTTTTTAAACCTAGTTCAAATATTCGGAAagcaatatttttatctttagtACAATAATATTCCATTAACGCTGCAGCAACATATACATGATGTTTACATCTCGGATCTTCTCGAGCTCGTTTAAAAACTGTTCTAGCAGATTTGATACCTTCTGCGCGTCTAGcaaatttcatatattgcacATACGCCTATAAAAAATTAACTACTTTAATAGTGTTGAAACATAACATGAAATTTCATATTGATACTAAATACTAACGAGTGTTGGATCAATATCAGGTATATCAagaaatttttgatatatttgatgTACTTTATCATATTTCACTCTCCCCTCTTCAAAATCTGCATGtgcaaaatataataacatGTTTTTACATAACAGCGTACTTGTTGCTCTTTCAAACATAGTAGCAGCTTCATCGCTTAAATTTTTTGCTGCATTTACATCCCCCTTTTCCGTTAATATTTTTGAGCTAAGTTCTAAGAAATGTGCAGCTTGATGCCAAACTGCAGGGTGATGTCCCAAACATAATAAACATTGTTCTATAGCAAACATTACTCTACGAGCAACTAAAGAAGTATCTTCAGTTCTTAAAGGATTACTGCGTTCCCATGCAATATACTTCTTCCATAATTCAacctaatacaaaaatatttatgtttacaTAATAAACCAGATACGTTATATACTAATGGTATATACAAAATAGTACTTGTTTCACTTCTTCTGGATGGCCAGTTGGAGGTACACTAGGAGCACTGCGATTCAGTCCTCTGGTTACAGCTTCTAACTCCTTGGCAACCCTTCTTGCATTCATATAATCTCTGGAACGTTCAATAGCCATCTTTTCTGCAATTATTGgattaatattttgttcaaaTGCCATGTAATCTTTCCATAACTGTTCCATGTTTATCATAGGATTAACAACACCACGTTGATATACCTATAATGTAACAATATAACtataatgaaacaaataaaacaCATTTCAATCCACTTGTTAAAGAATTTGCATGATTAATTACCTTTCGAACCGCGCTAATTTTCTGATTCTCTGCATACGAACCAACAGCTTCAACACTTTTCAAAAACATAACGTAATCATTCCATATACTATATGAATGTATGTCCATTCCAATTTTATCTAATGCAAAATCATATGCTTGTGCCATTTTTTCCCTACAAATATATTGATTGATAGACTGAAGCATAAATCTGTGATTAAAAATCTATTCAGAGACCAAGGTACTTACTTGTATGTTGCAAGACTAGCTTTTGTCTCTTTGACATAAGAAAGGTAAAGTTTCCACAACTCAATATTTAAGATTTTCATGAGGCACCTTTGGAAAAGCTGTCAGAGAAAACAAGTACTTTAGAggtaatataagaaaataacagTATCCATACGAAGCCCACTCAAACGTTGTTACGAAAAGGATTATGTATCTACCACCTTACTTACCCTTACAGGCAAGTCTTTTTTATACACATATTTAAAAACATGAATGATAATACCAATAAAAGTCACATTGAAATATCAGAaacagaaattcaataatttattaaagcaaatttttaatacaatcactactacaatattatttatatatagtgGGAGAAATAATAATGCACCAGTGCATCAATTGAGAATGATTTATTGCTTAAACATATGTTTCAGTGTGAATAATTGAGGAAAACTTTTTGTAAATATGAGATTATAAAGGTAACATAAAATAAACCCCATTAAGTAAaacagtttatttattttctgcaAGTGGGGTTAGTAATATGACAAAATTGACCTATGCGGGATCTAGAAATGAATGATCCCAAAACATGACAAAAAAATTTAGACAGTGTGAAGCAACATAAGGTGacggaaataaatgaaaaattaatgagAATTAAAGACATATATTATCCCTAataaatattcttcaaatacattaacattttaatacattgaacattcattaatttttcttcACCTTATGCTACCTCTATAGAATCACCACAATATTTGAGAATATTCCTCAAATATTGTTCAAGGGGAAGGTAAATTATGCAAAGTCCTATAACTTATTTACGaaatagtttttgataatttcaaCTGTCTCAAATTTACTTATAATATTGAGACAAATGAATGCATCATTTTTCTTGTATGCATAGATATAAATATACCTTGCATGAAGtaagcatttttattttaaatcatgTTTAATAAAGTTTTTGCATCTTGATTATTGTGAATTTTATCATGTTTCAAATAACATAATCCAAGCACAATGAAAAGTGTATTGCAGGAAGGAATACAAGGCTGTTACATTCAGGAAGTTACCTTCATAAGTTGATTTATACTAATATCAAATCTATATTAACTGCGTGTAAATTAAGttcattatatattatttaataaagatcTCAGTCAACAAAGAaaacaacctcccaaatataccaacacataaattattaattaatgaaagATATGTTCATGGTGAAATACTGTTTTTATTCACCTCATATAAAACGCAAAGTGCTTAGAGTCACAGTGTATGATAATATTTAATCGCAAATTATTGAGTTAACCttataatactaaaaaattgtttaactatCACTGTTCAATAAGAAATTTTCCTATTTAATATAATGGGTATTTAATTATAACcatttttgattaattaataaaCATGCAAGTAACTGCAAgtttgaatataaaaaaaattcacccaacaattttattaaaaaattaatcatgAAAGTTTTGTATATTCTCAAAACAAACAGTTTGAATAATACATAtaactataaatttaataatatatgaaatgtcatcattaaattttgaaactcagaCAATTAGTATTAACATACCTTTTCCACCTTTTCAAAGTTGCGCATTTTCATCTGAAACagtcataaatataaaataaaattttatttcctaCTAGCATAAATTTCTATTTAACATTATTATTCAATATACAATGCTGTGCATAATTTAGCAGATCACTCATAAAATCTTCGGATGATGTTTCAGTTAATATTGTTTACAGTGGATAGACTGATGAAAGTCGTGATGGTATTACCTCTTGTTCTATATAAATCTTCCAATAACGACCAGCTGAAGGAAAGACAGAGACAAGCTTCTCAAACACTGGTCTTACTTCTGTAATAGGTCTATTTTGTGCTTCTCTAATAAGGATGCTCCATGCTTCCAAATCGTAAGGAGATTCATCCACAGTCTTTTGAGCGCGTTGTAACTTTTCATTTCCCCAGTCCTACAAATGAGAAAGACGCATAATTATTCAATGAACACAATTTAGTCTACGTGTTACACAAGGTGAGGTTATATTGATACAATGTACATATTTCAGACATTATTAAAACCACTTACGAATTCCGTTTTATCGTCTGTCATTTTGTAATCCTACGAACGATGCTAATGCCCTAAAATAAAAAGCTTTTATGTAtcagagaaaaaaaaatggctGAAGGAAAGCACTCAACACCCAACTCGCTATAGCTTATAATTTCGAGTAAGCAATACCGCAGTATACGTATACTGTCCAGGTAATACTGAATACAATCCAAAGGATCGATTACTTTCGATATACTGTTTCGAGATGTCGTTCGATACATTGAGCAGTTCACTTTCGATAGATATCATTTTAGTCCTATTTGAATTAAAAGGATATCTGtaacaaaattccaatttatttgtaaatttgttaacttaGCGATATATGTTACTCGTGtcaaatgtaaatattatatggcgactaaaaataattatttatacaaaaatcgTACACGTCATATGATGACTTTTCATTCATCTGCGCATCTTAGCTATAAATGCTTTGTAACGTACATGCACATTTGCGATGTTCATGACATAGAACGTATATACCTGGTGATTTTTTACTTTGTACATTTCACATGTCATCAATTCTTGCtcttattcatatatttttgacCACCATGTATTGAAAAGAGTATGGCAGAAAGTTAGCTCTAGGTGGGTGCGAGCTTTCTGAAGTTAGCTCCGTTGCGCGAAAAAAATATGGTTTGTCGTTGAACGGAATATACGAAGGAAACCTTATTGTTCATTCtccaacaattttataaaaaaattagtttGCAATTAAATCAGATCGTATTTGTTACTAATTTTCGTTAATATTTTACCTGAACATTTTAGTGCAACGTAACAATATACAATGTATTTACATGAAAAAGAATTCTGAAGTTTTCAAAGTTTAACGTGTAAGTTAATAGTATAACTACATTCatataatatgtaaattattttgcgTCTCGTCTTTTCAATTCATCAGCCATTTGTACTATAGGAATGCAGctgtttaaaatgcaaaaaataacACGCCCCCGGGTGGGCTCGAACCACCAACCTTTCGGTTAACAGCCGAACGCGCTAGCCCATTGCGCCACGGAGGCTTGTGCTAAGACGTTGTAATTGACTGTTCTCCAGCTACAAGATTTCGAATTTAatcatattttttgtttaagtAATACTATCATTCATATGAACTAcgaatttataacaaatatttattacctTCCATTGAGACTATTTCTAACGAtcaaatttactaaataatatgttaaaattaacatttaatatttagtatattctttcttttccaatttttcaacattGTAAAACTGATGCAAATGCCTTaaaatattatcatattataacACAGAAAAATGTCCGTGTGTTACGCTGAGACGTTGTATGCATATTCGAAAAAAGGCAGAAAAGTATTGTACGTGTACTCTTATAATGATAGTACAGTAAAACCCTTATTAAAGAACACTTTTTAAGGGATACACAAAAACTAATTACGTCATCATTGTGCCTGCATTGACTACTTTTCTTGGATTactttctttgtaaaaatttattgcgCATGTCTATCTTTTACGGTTTAGTACTGAGCAGGGGATCGATGTTAATTGATTaatttcccgtgcatagcacgggcgTTCACAGGTTGCTAATTAAATGATTaagcattaaatttaattaagttatgcactgtatgaaaagtggtgaaaataaagaaaaatttatcaacaatcattgtgtatttattgttaCCTATCAAACCcaacagaataaaaatttacatattcgaaaCAGAGACTTTGTATCAAGAGAACAtgagaattcctggaatttgacgtcactaACATTCCAAGAAGTAGCATAAGAGATACCTCTTCAcatcttatgttctcctgatacaaattttcaaaatcgatcgatacaatttcaaaaacccgcccgggaattcttggaaaatGACGTCaggaaaattccaagaagtggcacggaggatacctcctcacgacttatgttctcctgatacaaatttcgaaaattggtctgtggaatttcaaaaatcccgcccgggaattctcggaaaaTGACGTcagcaaaattccaagaagtggcacgggggatacctcctcgcgacttatgttctcctgatacaaatttcgaaaattggtCTGTGgcatttcaaaaatcccgcccgggaattcttggaaaatGACGTcagcaaaattccaagaagtggcacggaggatacctcctcacgacttatgttctcctgatacaaatttcgaaaattggtctgtggaatttcaaaaatcccgcccgggaattctcggaaaaTGACGTcagcaaaattccaagaagtggcacgggggatacctcctcgcgacttatgttctcctgatacaaatttcgaaaattggtctgtggaatttcaaaaatcctgcccgggaattcttggaaatgacgtTAGCAAAATTCGAAGAAGTGGCAcggaggatacctcctcacgacttatgttctcctgatacaaatttcgaaaattggtctgtggaatttcaaaaatcccgcccgggaattcttggaaatgacgtcagcaaaattccaagaagtggcacggaggatacctcctcaccacttatgttctcctgatacaaatttccaaaattagtctgtggaatttcaaaaatcccgcccgggaattctcggaaaaTGACGTtagcaaaattccaagaagtggcacgggggatacctcctcgcgacttatgttctcctgatacaaatttccaaaattggtgtgtggaatttcaaaaatctcgcccgggaattcttggaaaatGATGTCAgccaaattccaagaagtggcacggaggATTCCTCCTCAccacttatgttctcctgatacaaatttccaaaattgctctgtggaatttcaaaaatcccgcccgggaattcttggaaatgacgtcaGCAAAATTCCAAGATGTGGCACAGAGAATACCTCCTCATAATGTATGTTCTCCTGACAGAAAttctcagtatttttttttttattttttattttttaaaatttgggacaATTTTTGGGGATTGGAATAACGGGatttataagtaaataaatacgcaaatacatgtttttattcatttttattttcaaacacttATGTACATCGAATgacttaatttattttattaataggtAGATATATTATTGATACTTAATTCTAGGACGGAATTATCGTAACAATTTCATATTAGTGTGCGCTGTAGTACAGGATCTTGTAAGAAGGTAATAAAAATCTGTTGAGAGAATAAGGAGAATGTAGCAATTAATTTGCTTCTAAAAAGTTGAAGATGACTGTAAGTTATGGTAGAAAATGTGGTAAATACATAAATCGGGCGATTGCTTTCTTGCACTGTATTGAATGTCGTTCACATTAGGCCATTTTGGCATGTACTTGCCTCATATGAACGCCCCCTTATGCAGCTTCGACATAGCGCCATCTAGCAGTTATACGCGGAACTTTAATTAAATGACGTTCATATTACGCGATTTTGACTGGTACTTGCCTAATCTGAACGCCCCCTTATGGCGGTTCgccgcagcgccatctagcagtgACACGCTGAACTACAATAGAAACTTCGCTGATGGTATATTACCATTGAAGTGTACACAATTAATTACCGACAGAATCCGGTCGGTACCTTGAACGTGTTCATCATAGTTTAGCAGTTTGTTGCTAGATGGCGTTGCCAACAGCATATATTTATAACACATAATTGTAATATGTACTACAAATAGGACATTAAGATTATGTATAAGACTTGTTTGTATTGATGCATAagagtttatataaaaatataatttatgtacttCTTACAGAACTAAAGAAAATAACAAATACtgaaaaaagtattttatttattttatgtccttcattacattatattttccaCATGGCAGTTGTATTGCAATGACATACAATGATTTTAATTTCTTGTTTCTAATTCCTGTACGAGTTTATAATTTTCCATTAGATATTTTGCATCCACGAATTTAAGGTTACTATTAATTTGGAAGTTataagtgaaaatttgaaatttaattttatattatattgctaatgataacattatttataatagaAGTGGTACATATGAATTAAACAATGTACAGAatcaaatgaattttatataataataaaagtaatttttaattgtaatagCAGTGATTG
Above is a window of Megachile rotundata isolate GNS110a chromosome 1, iyMegRotu1, whole genome shotgun sequence DNA encoding:
- the su(f) gene encoding cleavage stimulation factor subunit su(f); the protein is MTDDKTEFDWGNEKLQRAQKTVDESPYDLEAWSILIREAQNRPITEVRPVFEKLVSVFPSAGRYWKIYIEQEMKMRNFEKVEKLFQRCLMKILNIELWKLYLSYVKETKASLATYKEKMAQAYDFALDKIGMDIHSYSIWNDYVMFLKSVEAVGSYAENQKISAVRKVYQRGVVNPMINMEQLWKDYMAFEQNINPIIAEKMAIERSRDYMNARRVAKELEAVTRGLNRSAPSVPPTGHPEEVKQVELWKKYIAWERSNPLRTEDTSLVARRVMFAIEQCLLCLGHHPAVWHQAAHFLELSSKILTEKGDVNAAKNLSDEAATMFERATSTLLCKNMLLYFAHADFEEGRVKYDKVHQIYQKFLDIPDIDPTLAYVQYMKFARRAEGIKSARTVFKRAREDPRCKHHVYVAAALMEYYCTKDKNIAFRIFELGLKKFGDNPDYILCYIDYLSHLNEDNNTRVLFERVLSSGSLEPEKSVDIWNRFLEFESNIGDLASIVKVEKRRSAVLEKIKEFEGKETAQLVDRYKFLDLYPCTPMELRSIGYMEVSSVARSTVGALPRIPDPEEAIASLPRPDLSQMIPYKPKVNPLPGEHPVPGGTFPLPPAAAQLCTMLPPPGCFRGPFVAVDLLMDVFNRIQLPDHAPLPIADNGCDTKLFDLAKSVHWIVDESNDGVSIGSKRRRTRLGGDDSEEEDLPPPPANDIYRQRQQKRVK